In a genomic window of Hippoglossus stenolepis isolate QCI-W04-F060 chromosome 15, HSTE1.2, whole genome shotgun sequence:
- the pknox2 gene encoding homeobox protein PKNOX2 isoform X2 → MDTPKKHTHAYTHPQLHGLVLSTGGLLQSVPSGRLHGPRCLLCNYSQARLGLVQPRSNLSFTAALPEYLRSFPTLCRPLPEFCGSETHFLLEKAGILQVFKMSIAQAAAKAMLSDALLQHGSEINRISHLELELPLDKVIKFVSVGLPLMLVCMAFAREISLGPQISCFPPSNFTIKQASYVDTYCWDSLMHHEFDSEGNFEERSLWVHKMFPYSLMAMAVLMYLPALIWRQLVMPTLSSDLLFIIDELDKSYNRSIRLAQSILDMRQNTKNPLTFQAELKRAKKKRYFEYPLLERYMQCKQNSYFLVSMLFLRGFLLLTFMTAACLYLAYFHLSAFLQDEFSCFVRTGMLRDQNWVPELVQCKMIGQLVFQVISVANGAIYVLLAPIVLFSLIRLFVWDTTFMSVYEVLPALDLNRRRLGCPLNDLNVLMLFLRANVTHLKSYGKVRALCSLAPPQVGNTTAGQGLNAMLTQEEIEEREEAAMELAEEVEEAKEEGKLNLVDIMTILGAAQGRVVNCSEKRPLVEENMSLEPNHQGYHELKETAPFSHY, encoded by the exons ATGGATACaccaaagaaacacacacatgcatacacacacccacaactgCACGGCCTAGTGTTGAGTACTGGAGGTCTGCTGCAGTCAGTGCCATCTGGGCGCCTACATGGTCCCAGATGTCTTCTCTGTAATTATAGCCAGGCTCGGCTCGGCCTGGTCCAGCCCAGATCCAACCTCTCATTTACTGCAGCCCTCCCTGAATACTTAAGAAGCTTTCCAACACTGTGCAGGCCTTTACCGGAATTCTGTGGATCTGAAACTCATTTTCTATTAGAGAAAGCTGGAATACTTCAG gttttcaaaatgtccATCGCCCAGGCGGCGGCCAAGGCCATGCTATCTGATGCCCTGCTCCAGCACGGCTCTGAGATAAACCGGATCAGCCACCTGGAGCTGGAGCTTCCTCTGGACAAGGTCATTAAATTTGTGTCTGTCGGCCTTCCACTGATGCTGGTGTGCATGGCGTTCGCCCGCGAGATCTCCCTGG GGCCCCAGATCAGCTGTTTCCCTCCCAGCAATTTCACCATCAAGCAGGCCAGCTACGTCGACACGTACTGCTGGGACTCTCTCATGCATCATGAGTTTGACAGTGAAGGGAACTTCGAGGAGCGCTCTCTCTGGGTTCACAAA ATGTTCCCTTACTCCCTTATGGCCATGGCGGTGCTGATGTACCTGCCAGCCCTGATCTGGCGCCAGCTCGTCATGCCCACACTGAGCTCAGACCTGCTCTTCATAATTGACGAACTAGACAAGTCATACAACCGTTCGATCCGACTGGCCCAGAGCATTCTAGATATGCGGCAGAACACCAAGAACCCCCTCACATTTCAGGCTGAGCTGAAGAG GGCCAAGAAGAAGCGATACTTTGAGTACCCTCTACTGGAGAGATACATGCAGTGCAAGCAAAACTCCTACTTCCTCGTTAGCATGCTCTTCTTGCGgggcttcctcctcctgaccttCATGACTGCTGCCTGTCTCTACTTGGCCTACTTCCACCTCTCCGCCTTCCTGCAGGACGAGTTCAGCTGCTTTGTCCGCACAGGCATGCTGCGTGACCAGAACTGGGTTCCGGAGCTGGTTCAGTGTAAAATGATTGGCCAGCTGGTCTTTCAGGTGATAAGTGTGGCCAATGGCGCAATTTACGTCCTGTTGGCTCCCATTGTTCTTTTCAGCTTGATCCGGCTCTTTGTTTGGGACACCACCTTCATGTCCGTCTATGAGGTGCTCCCAGCTCTGGATCTCAACCGCCGCCGGCTTGGCTGCCCACTGAATGACCTCAATGTCCTTATGCTGTTCCTGCGTGCCAACGTAACACACTTGAAGTCATACGGAAAAGTGAGGGCATTGTGTTCACTGGCGCCGCCACAGGTGGGCAACACCACCGCAGGGCAAGGCTTAAATGCGATGTTAACCCAAGAAGAGATAGAGGAGCGTGAAGAGGCTGCGATGGAGCTGGcagaggaggtagaggaggccAAGGAGGAGGGGAAACTCAACTTAGTGGATATCATGACTATTCTGGGAGCAGCACAAGGACGAGTGGTAAACTGCAGCGAGAAGAGGCCTCTCGTGGAGGAGAATATGAGTCTGG AGCCAAACCACCAGGGGTACCATGAGTTGAAGGAGACAGCACCATTTAGTCATTACTAG
- the pknox2 gene encoding homeobox protein PKNOX2 isoform X1, with protein MDTPKKHTHAYTHPQLHGLVLSTGGLLQSVPSGRLHGPRCLLCNYSQARLGLVQPRSNLSFTAALPEYLRSFPTLCRPLPEFCGSETHFLLEKAGILQVFKMSIAQAAAKAMLSDALLQHGSEINRISHLELELPLDKVIKFVSVGLPLMLVCMAFAREISLGPQISCFPPSNFTIKQASYVDTYCWDSLMHHEFDSEGNFEERSLWVHKMFPYSLMAMAVLMYLPALIWRQLVMPTLSSDLLFIIDELDKSYNRSIRLAQSILDMRQNTKNPLTFQAELKRAKKKRYFEYPLLERYMQCKQNSYFLVSMLFLRGFLLLTFMTAACLYLAYFHLSAFLQDEFSCFVRTGMLRDQNWVPELVQCKMIGQLVFQVISVANGAIYVLLAPIVLFSLIRLFVWDTTFMSVYEVLPALDLNRRRLGCPLNDLNVLMLFLRANVTHLKSYGKVRALCSLAPPQVGNTTAGQGLNAMLTQEEIEEREEAAMELAEEVEEAKEEGKLNLVDIMTILGAAQGRVVNCSEKRPLVEENMSLGTVTFIYTLKRILLVAIFVFIIWDVQKIIK; from the exons ATGGATACaccaaagaaacacacacatgcatacacacacccacaactgCACGGCCTAGTGTTGAGTACTGGAGGTCTGCTGCAGTCAGTGCCATCTGGGCGCCTACATGGTCCCAGATGTCTTCTCTGTAATTATAGCCAGGCTCGGCTCGGCCTGGTCCAGCCCAGATCCAACCTCTCATTTACTGCAGCCCTCCCTGAATACTTAAGAAGCTTTCCAACACTGTGCAGGCCTTTACCGGAATTCTGTGGATCTGAAACTCATTTTCTATTAGAGAAAGCTGGAATACTTCAG gttttcaaaatgtccATCGCCCAGGCGGCGGCCAAGGCCATGCTATCTGATGCCCTGCTCCAGCACGGCTCTGAGATAAACCGGATCAGCCACCTGGAGCTGGAGCTTCCTCTGGACAAGGTCATTAAATTTGTGTCTGTCGGCCTTCCACTGATGCTGGTGTGCATGGCGTTCGCCCGCGAGATCTCCCTGG GGCCCCAGATCAGCTGTTTCCCTCCCAGCAATTTCACCATCAAGCAGGCCAGCTACGTCGACACGTACTGCTGGGACTCTCTCATGCATCATGAGTTTGACAGTGAAGGGAACTTCGAGGAGCGCTCTCTCTGGGTTCACAAA ATGTTCCCTTACTCCCTTATGGCCATGGCGGTGCTGATGTACCTGCCAGCCCTGATCTGGCGCCAGCTCGTCATGCCCACACTGAGCTCAGACCTGCTCTTCATAATTGACGAACTAGACAAGTCATACAACCGTTCGATCCGACTGGCCCAGAGCATTCTAGATATGCGGCAGAACACCAAGAACCCCCTCACATTTCAGGCTGAGCTGAAGAG GGCCAAGAAGAAGCGATACTTTGAGTACCCTCTACTGGAGAGATACATGCAGTGCAAGCAAAACTCCTACTTCCTCGTTAGCATGCTCTTCTTGCGgggcttcctcctcctgaccttCATGACTGCTGCCTGTCTCTACTTGGCCTACTTCCACCTCTCCGCCTTCCTGCAGGACGAGTTCAGCTGCTTTGTCCGCACAGGCATGCTGCGTGACCAGAACTGGGTTCCGGAGCTGGTTCAGTGTAAAATGATTGGCCAGCTGGTCTTTCAGGTGATAAGTGTGGCCAATGGCGCAATTTACGTCCTGTTGGCTCCCATTGTTCTTTTCAGCTTGATCCGGCTCTTTGTTTGGGACACCACCTTCATGTCCGTCTATGAGGTGCTCCCAGCTCTGGATCTCAACCGCCGCCGGCTTGGCTGCCCACTGAATGACCTCAATGTCCTTATGCTGTTCCTGCGTGCCAACGTAACACACTTGAAGTCATACGGAAAAGTGAGGGCATTGTGTTCACTGGCGCCGCCACAGGTGGGCAACACCACCGCAGGGCAAGGCTTAAATGCGATGTTAACCCAAGAAGAGATAGAGGAGCGTGAAGAGGCTGCGATGGAGCTGGcagaggaggtagaggaggccAAGGAGGAGGGGAAACTCAACTTAGTGGATATCATGACTATTCTGGGAGCAGCACAAGGACGAGTGGTAAACTGCAGCGAGAAGAGGCCTCTCGTGGAGGAGAATATGAGTCTGGGTACCGTAACATTCATCTACACACTCAAACGCATTCTGCTAGTGGCtatttttgtcttcatcatCTGGGATGTACAGAAAATTATTAAGTGA